The window CGCGTAGTCGGACATGGCGCCGAAGCCGCGGGTCATGGCGTCGAAGTAATAGCCGGGCGGCGCCGCCCGCAGCCGCGGGTCGTGGAAGGACACGGGACGCCGGTAGCCGCGCTGCACCACCACTCCGAATCCGTTCCCGGCGCGTGCGTGGCAGGGCGCGCAATAGATGTTGTAGCGCTCCTGGCCGCGCTCCAGTAGGGCGCGCGTCACCGGCATGGGGAACTGGGCTGCGAACTGGTCGCCGACCTTGCCGGTGTAGAAGACCGAGTCCTCGCGCAACTGGCCGCGGGCCACGGTGCCGGGGACGGGCGTGCGGGCGGAGCGGCCGTCAGGGAAGAAGTCGCTCGAGCGCAG of the Terriglobales bacterium genome contains:
- a CDS encoding cytochrome c yields the protein MKTAGLALALVSLLAGCRQDMHNQPKYTPLRSSDFFPDGRSARTPVPGTVARGQLREDSVFYTGKVGDQFAAQFPMPVTRALLERGQERYNIYCAPCHARAGNGFGVVVQRGYRRPVSFHDPRLRAAPPGYYFDAMTRGFGAMSDYAAQISPEDRWAIAAYIRALQLSQHASLADLPPVQRERLMKEPTPQPKPAPETKPAETEKKGPPPGVQR